The following nucleotide sequence is from Nitrospira sp..
CAGTCAGGAGATAGGCCACGGGAAATGCTAGCTCCCGCAAGGCTTTGACCCCGAGGAATGAGAGCACCAGCCCGACGATCACGATCCAGAGGGACAGGTGTGAGACCACATATAGGGTGGCCAAATTTCCGATGAAATAGAGCAGCAGGCCTGCAAATACGATGAAAGGCCCAGACCATGAGGGATTCAGCCCCGCTTCCGTCAACCGCTGCCGCCGCTGCCACACGAGAAAGAGGCTGATGAGAGGCACAACACTCCCGTGGCTATAGTCGTCGCTGCCCCATTGTCTTACTAGAAAAACCAGGCTGTCCGCATACATGTAGCCCAAGAGGGCAACCATGATCAGTGCGATGACAGCCACGAAACACCTAGGTGAAAAGCTCATCCTCTCCCCCGGTCGTGGGAGAGGATGAGAAAGGGCGAGTTGGAAGGACGGTACAGGCGCTGAAGCGGAAGAGATGACGTGAGCCTACGATTCCTTACGCGTAGCCAAGCCGCGCGACCCAAGCCCGACCAACGCAATCAACCCAGCACCAAACAACCACACGGCTGCCGGCAAAGGAACGAGGGACGTCAATGCACCCTGCACTCTATGCCCAACTCCAGTGAAAATCAGTCGCCATTGATTGGAAGCAAAGGAGGACAGGCTCGGAGGAGCTGTTGGAAGATGGTCGCTACTGAACACATTGCCGCTAGGATCGTTCAATTCCAATTCAAATCCACTGGGGAGGCGTCCGTTTATTTCAGGGCCTGTCAGGCCAGTCACGGAGATGCGGTAAGAATCACCGAACGCTGGGTGATTGTTGATCACTTCTATCGAGCTGGATCCCGGCACAAACGTCGCCGTGTAGTTGCCAACCGTTACGGTCAGATTTTGAATGGGACTGTTACTTCCGTTGCCGACAAAATCCCCAAATATATTGCTCCCCGTGTTCTGATCGCTGGCCCCGGAGTTGAAAGTCATACTACCGGACATGGGAAGGGAGGAACTAAAACCGTTTGAGCCTGTTCCGCCTGGAGTGAAAACCCGTCCAAACACATCCCCAACCGATCCGCTGAAGTTGAACTGGATGTTGGCAGCATTGCTCTGAGATACGCCGAGAGCGAGCACCGCACACACGCCACTCACTGCGAGCCCGAAAGCTCTCACAACTTGTTTCGCTCTTATCGTGTTCATTGCGTCTCCTTTACCGGGATAGCCAAAACCCTGCGGGATTTATGCTCATCCTCTTTCTAAGACGTATGAGACGTCCATAAGCCTACTGGGTTGATCGAATATTTTTGGGAGAATACTTAAAAGTAAAAACCAGCGCAAGAGTTTTTTTATTAAGAAATGGAATATTGATACGTATTTGTTGCAGATGAGGGAAATTGCCCTCTATTCGATGTTTCGCGACACGCAACATGTTTCCAAATGAGACACAATTGCCCCCGAATAGCCCTGTCCATTCGGCCCTCCATGTCACAATAGGCTCCGCACCGTATTTTTTATGACAAAGATTGCAGGAGCTGTTGATAACGTTTGGCTAGCTGGGATCGATCGTAATTCTCCAGGACATGCCTCCTGCCGTTTAAACCGTACGTCTGGCACAGGGCACGATTGGACCAGAGTTCGAGCATACGTGCGGCTAGCTCTTCGTCGTTTTCGGGTTCAATACAGAAACCAGCCTTAGCAGCTTGAAGAATCTCCGCACTTTCCCCTTCAACACCAAGGATGATGGGTTTCTCCATCGCCATGCTTTCGAACAACTTTGACGGGATCACTGTTTTGAAGAGTTCCGACTTCTTCAACAGGATCAGACTGACATGGCAGAGCGCCCACAACCACGGCATTCGCTCCTTCGGCTGTTGTTCAAGCATGACAACATTCGTCAGCGCTAGTTGGTCTCGTAAACTCAGCAGACGCTCGCGTTCCGCTCCGTCGCCGGCGAGCAAGAAAACGATGTCCCGATACCGGCGGAGCCGTTCAGCGGCATGGAGAATTGTTTCCAACTGATGTGCCATTCCGTGGGTACCGAAATACGCCGCGATGAATTTGCCATTGAGTCCCAGTTCCTGAATGAGCGGGTTTTGTCCTGCAACAGGCTTATACAGACTGAGATCCGCCCCATTTTTAAGCACTGTGATTTTTGATGCGGCGATTCCTTTCCTCTCCATGTGTCGCTGAAACGCATTCGTCACAGGAACAATTCGATCGGCTTTTCGATAGGCCAACAATTCCAACCATTCGAGCGCTCTGATGATGGTACGGTTTGAAATCGCCCCTACCGCAAGGATCGATTCCGGCCAGAGATCGCGGATCTCCAGCACCCAAGGTGCACGTTTCTGCCGACTCACCACATACCCTGCAAGACCATTGAAGAACTGTGGCGATGTTGAAATGACGACGTCCACCTTTGGGAGGAAGGGAGCAATCACTATGGACGCTGCCATGTAGGACAGATAATTCAGAGTCCGTTTAAGGAAACCTTCATTGGCTGTCACGTACGTCCACACTCGCCACACATCAATGCCATCGCGCTCCTCACGTTCCCACAGCCCGTTGCGGTACCCGTCATAAACTTTTCCTCTCGGGTGATTAGGCGCGCAGGTGACGACCGTCACCCGGTGACCGTTCCGTACCCACTCCCTGCAATGTTCATAGGTACGAGACGCCGGAGCATTTACTTCGGGTGGAAAATAGTGAGACAAAAAGAGAATATGCAATGGTTTATCCATGGCAAGCATGAACACCTAAAACGAGAGTAGGTTATCGGTAATTCACTGAGGTGTGACCGTCTTTAGCATTCGATAGGTCAATGTGACCGGTACGCGGCCGCGATAAGCCATGACAATGATGCTGTTTTCGATTTCTTTACCGAATTCTGGGAAGTAGAAACCAGATTGAATAGAGACGGTTGCGTTGGCTGGCGGCTCGACCATCATATGTACCCTTCCCGTTCGATCTCTCACCTCCACACCCCCTGCCACAATATGGGGCTCGTACTCGGGGTGGAGGTGCAGATAGCTCTCGAGGCTGTGCTCTCCCTTCCCCGAAAGAGTGTCTCGAACTGTCCACATCCCCGGAGAAGCATACTCGATCATCCGCTCGTGAGTAACACGACCCGGCAGTCGATGGTACCCATCGTGTGCACCCAGAAAAAGGGCGTGTCCTGGCCGATCAGATGTCAGGCTGGCATATAGCGGATAGGCGCGGCGTGCCACGCGAAACACTCCCCATACCTCGGACTGGTCTTGGCCATCCACACAGACCGTGTTATGGGCCCGCGTACTTCTGGCATAGGCGCGCCGCGAGCCAGGTTCGTAGTCGTAAACTCCCGTATCCACGACGACACGCCGGCCATCCAGGGCCAATTCAAAACTCAGCGTATCGGCATGGGCATGGCCCGGCTGATAGTCTGGCCCCACGGGTCCGCAGTCGATCACTATGATGTCTGTGTCGTGCCGAATCACGTAGTAGCCACATGGCTCCTTACACACAATGTGAGGTTGATTGTCGGGGCCACTGCGCACATAGCCCAGGATGGCGGTTGCGTATGTGAGAATGTCCCGAGTGGAGGGGGCAATACCTGCTGCCGCGTCATTAAATAGAGGGATCTCCCCGTCGGACAGGCAGATGTCCTCCAAGAATTGAACACCTTTGATGGCCGCTTTCCTGAGAGAGGATGCCTCGGCGAGTGGCATCGAATGACTCCCCAGCTGCAGAATATTCAGCATATCAAGGCAATCTACTACCCAGATCGCGTGGTACATGGGGCTACGTTCAAAGTGTCCGCCATCTTGCAGTATCTGCTCCGACAACTCCTCGCGAATCATGCCACGCCCCTTTGCAAGCCACCGCTCTGCATCATTTCCTTCGAAGTACAGCCCCGCAATACACAGCGCAACGCCATTCTTGAAGAGATGGTTCGCCATCAAGTGATACTCCAGATTGCGCTCCAACCAGAACACCTGATGGTAGAGGCTTCGCTTCCACTCATCGGGGGGATCGTGGCGTGATTGGCGAAAATATTTGATCCAGTTCACGATTCTCAGAGACAGCGTGTAGGGTTCCCAAGCATCCCCCGCGCCGGGTGGATTATGGGTAATCCAGCTAGAAATAAGTTGTTCTTTGTTGGCGGACGAGCGTTTTTCCTGGAACAGGTAATCAAAGTAATGGAGGTTGTAGCGCCACAGTTTAGGCATGTCCGAACTGGCCCAATCTATCGACCCGGGCACAAATCGTTTGGATCTGTTGAGAAAGGAAAATACCCACTCATCCGGCACTGGCGAACGGTCCACAATGAATGCATGCGTACAGTCGACTGATCGAATG
It contains:
- a CDS encoding glycosyltransferase family 4 protein: MHILFLSHYFPPEVNAPASRTYEHCREWVRNGHRVTVVTCAPNHPRGKVYDGYRNGLWEREERDGIDVWRVWTYVTANEGFLKRTLNYLSYMAASIVIAPFLPKVDVVISTSPQFFNGLAGYVVSRQKRAPWVLEIRDLWPESILAVGAISNRTIIRALEWLELLAYRKADRIVPVTNAFQRHMERKGIAASKITVLKNGADLSLYKPVAGQNPLIQELGLNGKFIAAYFGTHGMAHQLETILHAAERLRRYRDIVFLLAGDGAERERLLSLRDQLALTNVVMLEQQPKERMPWLWALCHVSLILLKKSELFKTVIPSKLFESMAMEKPIILGVEGESAEILQAAKAGFCIEPENDEELAARMLELWSNRALCQTYGLNGRRHVLENYDRSQLAKRYQQLLQSLS
- a CDS encoding alginate lyase family protein; translation: MKRIGLYFNTVRYLRARQIYALIRNRLFPQSVAMSFEGTVAIRSVDCTHAFIVDRSPVPDEWVFSFLNRSKRFVPGSIDWASSDMPKLWRYNLHYFDYLFQEKRSSANKEQLISSWITHNPPGAGDAWEPYTLSLRIVNWIKYFRQSRHDPPDEWKRSLYHQVFWLERNLEYHLMANHLFKNGVALCIAGLYFEGNDAERWLAKGRGMIREELSEQILQDGGHFERSPMYHAIWVVDCLDMLNILQLGSHSMPLAEASSLRKAAIKGVQFLEDICLSDGEIPLFNDAAAGIAPSTRDILTYATAILGYVRSGPDNQPHIVCKEPCGYYVIRHDTDIIVIDCGPVGPDYQPGHAHADTLSFELALDGRRVVVDTGVYDYEPGSRRAYARSTRAHNTVCVDGQDQSEVWGVFRVARRAYPLYASLTSDRPGHALFLGAHDGYHRLPGRVTHERMIEYASPGMWTVRDTLSGKGEHSLESYLHLHPEYEPHIVAGGVEVRDRTGRVHMMVEPPANATVSIQSGFYFPEFGKEIENSIIVMAYRGRVPVTLTYRMLKTVTPQ